Sequence from the Triticum aestivum cultivar Chinese Spring unplaced genomic scaffold, IWGSC CS RefSeq v2.1 scaffold232522, whole genome shotgun sequence genome:
ATGATGAGAAGAAGTGGTCGATCAACGAATCTTAGAACAGTCCACAGATGAGCTGATGGCGTAGGGGACGCTGACGCCGCACTTTGAAGGGATGCCGGCGGCCTTGCCAGCGTTGAGCCCACCAGCAGCGCTCTTGATGCACTTGCACGCTGCTTGCTTGTCAGCGGTGCTCCGGGCTGCACCGGCCAGACTCCTGACGCCGCTGCAGCAGGCCGCAGGCGGGTTGGCGCCGTTGCCGCGTGCATAGGAGATGCAGGGGCTCAAGGCAGAGGTCACCTGACCGCAGGATATCGCCGCATCGCAGGCTACGAGGAGCATAGCGGCCACCATGGCGACCAGCACGAGCTGAGTAGCTGCACCGCGAGCCATCCCTATCGAGTTTGCAGTAGTAGTGGTGTTGAGCTCAGCTGGAGATGGTGAGATGGGCTAGATTTGCTAAGTGATTGTACCGGTGAGGTGTTTCGTAGGGTGTGCATGGGCTTAAATAGAGCTGCTAACCAACATGTGATACCATTTGTAGTAAGTAAACTGTACACTATGATTGTGGCAAGTATTGCGTCCACAGGGATAAATTCGATTGGTGTGAGCCAATGCATAAATGTTTGTCGCTGGATGTTGGATTAGGTTGCTGGGTATATTATAGCATTTGGGAGACGGTTGGATGTTGGGTTGGGCCCATTGATCGACCAAGCATGCATACCTAGCGGTGGAGTGTGGTTCATTAGCGTGTGCAGCGCAGATTAATAACGACATGTACTCCTACAATGACCGACTGTGGAGTGGTTGAGTGCATTAATTTGGTTTGCTCGTGCAGGGCCACCGTTCAATCACCTTCATTGATGCAATATTCAGGGCTGCATTTTAATGATTAATTTGGTTTATATGAAGACCTGTCTTTTGGGTAAATCTACCATGTATTATGTATGGCACGGTGCACCTGTATTCCGCTTCTGTGTTATAAAATATCGACTTTATTATGCAAATGGCTTTGGCGCATCCGGATTCTATAGCGGAATATGGGTGCGTTGCACCGCTCCCATCTATGGTCTTTTGATCCACAAGTGGCGCTACTAGGAATGAGGTTGGAGTACTTCTATCTTTTCAATGGACTTTAAATTTGTATGTATACTTATCCATGAACATAGGGAGTGGTAACTAAATTTACAATGCTAT
This genomic interval carries:
- the LOC123177877 gene encoding non-specific lipid-transfer protein 4.1, producing the protein MARGAATQLVLVAMVAAMLLVACDAAISCGQVTSALSPCISYARGNGANPPAACCSGVRSLAGAARSTADKQAACKCIKSAAGGLNAGKAAGIPSKCGVSVPYAISSSVDCSKIR